In a single window of the Melioribacteraceae bacterium genome:
- a CDS encoding T9SS type A sorting domain-containing protein, whose amino-acid sequence MKRFSIIFMFFTLIFITQINAQLFNRTALIKEPSGKEGGFGGIIAGVDFDKDGNPEIYACNTNMVDRDYELIPRIYKFEWNRTTSTWDSVWSATAPLTLQNTWPAFTWGDLDKDGKPEIYWAPVNYSPYPDVPRILVYEYPGDGSDNMGVSDGLGGFMPNAATNILPGAGLNIRPFKFVIADPDGDGKDELIFSDRSTAAPQMWFGVLSVNNIPDLGGGTETWTVEHSGQGVAEFTGSSSKYDVAVIGSVVYLFDGGTGGRVFGVKYANNAWQTPKVQRGIAGGNSSFKGAKIVDINKDGKNEILLAEWLGSAKGQGAKVWLLQQVADTLTSTEITDVESLGVVRLNGADAGDLDGDGKLDFVFAARDDANNSTKVPIFRVEYQGGDIANPFNYVTSIIDSAYWDKRGDMDVVVVANVDGDASDEVLYTQGYTRGNSNDDPMPIVILDAQFTPVSVERISENIPADFFLEQNFPNPFNPSTQIKFGILHSSDVELKVFDLLGREVAILIDNELYSAGTYVVNFDAGNLASGIYIYRLTSGNNIVSKKMQLLK is encoded by the coding sequence TGAAAAGATTCTCTATTATATTTATGTTTTTCACTCTCATCTTCATCACACAAATAAACGCACAATTATTTAACCGCACAGCTTTGATTAAGGAACCATCTGGCAAAGAAGGTGGATTCGGTGGAATTATTGCCGGCGTTGATTTTGATAAAGATGGAAATCCCGAAATTTACGCGTGCAACACTAATATGGTTGATCGCGATTACGAATTGATTCCAAGAATTTATAAATTCGAATGGAACAGAACCACATCAACTTGGGATTCAGTATGGTCGGCAACTGCACCATTAACACTTCAAAATACATGGCCCGCATTTACTTGGGGCGATCTTGATAAAGATGGTAAACCAGAAATCTATTGGGCTCCAGTTAATTATAGTCCCTACCCAGATGTACCAAGAATTTTAGTCTATGAATACCCTGGCGATGGAAGTGATAATATGGGCGTATCTGATGGTTTGGGTGGTTTTATGCCAAATGCAGCAACCAATATTTTACCTGGTGCGGGACTTAATATCAGACCTTTCAAGTTTGTAATCGCAGATCCGGATGGCGATGGTAAAGATGAATTAATTTTTTCTGATCGATCAACAGCAGCTCCTCAAATGTGGTTTGGAGTTTTATCAGTAAATAATATTCCTGATCTTGGAGGCGGAACTGAAACATGGACTGTTGAACATTCTGGACAAGGTGTAGCTGAATTTACAGGCTCATCTTCCAAATATGATGTAGCCGTGATTGGCTCTGTTGTGTATCTATTTGATGGTGGTACCGGCGGAAGAGTATTTGGAGTAAAGTATGCAAATAATGCTTGGCAAACTCCCAAAGTTCAAAGAGGTATAGCTGGCGGTAACTCATCATTCAAAGGAGCAAAAATTGTTGATATAAATAAAGATGGGAAGAATGAAATATTACTAGCCGAATGGCTGGGCTCCGCTAAAGGTCAGGGAGCAAAAGTTTGGTTGCTCCAGCAAGTAGCAGATACATTAACTTCTACTGAAATTACTGATGTTGAGAGTCTTGGAGTTGTTAGATTAAATGGAGCCGATGCCGGTGATCTTGATGGCGACGGAAAATTGGATTTTGTTTTCGCAGCGCGTGATGACGCGAATAACTCAACAAAAGTGCCTATATTTAGAGTTGAATATCAGGGCGGAGATATAGCTAACCCATTTAATTATGTTACATCTATCATTGATTCGGCATATTGGGATAAAAGAGGAGATATGGACGTTGTAGTTGTTGCTAATGTTGATGGTGATGCTTCCGATGAAGTGCTTTATACTCAAGGATATACAAGAGGCAATTCTAATGATGACCCGATGCCAATTGTAATTCTTGATGCTCAGTTTACACCTGTATCTGTTGAACGTATCTCAGAAAATATTCCAGCTGACTTTTTCTTAGAGCAAAATTTCCCTAATCCATTCAATCCTTCTACACAAATTAAATTTGGAATTTTGCACTCATCTGATGTAGAATTGAAAGTGTTCGATTTGCTTGGAAGAGAAGTAGCCATATTAATTGATAATGAATTATATTCTGCCGGTACTTATGTAGTAAACTTTGATGCCGGAAATTTGGCAAGTGGTATCTATATTTATAGATTAACCAGCGGAAATAATATCGTATCTAAAAAAATGCAGCTTCTAAAGTAA
- a CDS encoding TonB-dependent receptor — protein sequence MKKFLSAFFIILLCLYSINLYAGITGKIAGKVIEAGTGEALIGINIVIQGTTQGAASDADGNYVINNIEPGTYSLIFSGIGYQKKTITNIKVSSDFTTRIDVQLQIEDINLQAVVVEAERPLIRKDLTSSQTSFDDSQIKSLPVENISQILALQAGITRGSGGELHIRGGRSTEISYNINDVSAVNPFDFGRTVQISTNAIQELTVVSGTFNAEYGNALSGIVNSVTKEGGSKYSGSLSYYTGDYVSSAKDIFYNIDDINPINNQVVEGTFSGPVPFLDDKFSFFLSGRYDNDKGYLYGIRQHTPFDSLSRDPLRADVLNIAQTGDNSVISMNPSIDINATAKLTFKPLPVIKINYDVIYSNSDYQSYDHDFKYNPDANYQRFQWGLINSLEYRHAVSNSTFFSLKGSYSVYDFKRYLFPLLDASGNEVSFHPGMDIGLYSADPRYQPEDKNNSYSSYTFVSGGTQPEHFYQRSYTTEIKFDITSQITTQHEVKFGLKSKWDTMDYTYFEILRDRNRYLTPTIPNPVSQKGSIDIYSRSPQQFSGYLQDKMEFDNMILNAGLRMDYFNSNAVYAPDQFKPTQNLTDAEGKFTISPRLGISFPITDRGIIHFSYGHFYQLPPYRFLYTNPDFEDIANEPVYGNANLNPERTVTYEIGLQQQLDESIAFNVTGFYKDVRDLLAIQQIRISSNSIYQKYVNKDYGNIKGITFSINKRKMNEDLFGASLDYTFQFAEGNETGADAFFIDLQSGRQSEKIPVPLGWDQTHTLNGVISFGNSKDWNATITASLASGLPYSPRLYEQQIYLRTNSERKPFYASVDLLFNKSFEFTKTSSVTIFLKVFNLLDTHNERFVYDDTGRASYSLEESKGGPQATNLISQKYPSIKSANEYFNRPNYYSTPREVRVGFSIEVN from the coding sequence ATGAAAAAATTTTTATCAGCCTTTTTTATAATTTTACTTTGTCTCTACTCAATAAATCTTTATGCCGGAATTACAGGTAAGATTGCCGGAAAGGTAATTGAAGCCGGTACAGGTGAAGCTCTAATCGGTATTAATATTGTTATTCAAGGTACTACTCAAGGTGCTGCGAGTGATGCTGATGGAAATTATGTGATTAATAATATTGAGCCGGGAACATACTCTCTAATTTTCAGCGGTATCGGTTATCAGAAGAAAACGATAACAAATATCAAAGTTTCGAGCGATTTCACGACGCGCATTGATGTTCAGCTCCAGATTGAAGATATAAATCTTCAAGCTGTTGTAGTTGAGGCAGAAAGACCTCTTATTCGTAAAGACTTAACTTCCTCTCAAACATCATTTGATGATTCTCAAATTAAATCCTTGCCCGTCGAAAATATTTCGCAAATATTAGCTCTTCAAGCCGGCATAACGAGAGGATCAGGTGGTGAGCTACATATCCGCGGTGGAAGATCAACTGAAATTTCATATAATATTAATGATGTCTCGGCGGTCAATCCATTTGATTTCGGGCGCACTGTTCAAATCTCTACTAACGCTATTCAAGAATTGACTGTTGTCAGTGGAACCTTCAACGCCGAATATGGCAATGCTCTTAGTGGAATTGTAAATTCTGTTACCAAAGAGGGCGGTTCAAAATATAGCGGTTCATTATCATACTACACCGGAGATTATGTAAGCTCTGCAAAAGATATCTTTTATAATATTGATGATATTAATCCAATCAACAATCAAGTTGTTGAGGGAACATTCAGCGGACCGGTACCATTTTTAGATGATAAATTTTCCTTCTTTTTATCGGGCAGATATGATAACGACAAAGGTTATCTTTATGGAATAAGACAGCACACTCCGTTCGATTCACTTTCACGGGATCCGCTTCGGGCTGATGTTTTAAACATCGCGCAAACCGGTGATAATTCTGTCATCTCCATGAATCCAAGTATCGATATTAACGCGACAGCAAAGCTGACTTTTAAGCCTCTGCCTGTAATAAAAATTAATTACGATGTGATCTATTCCAATTCCGATTATCAATCATACGATCATGATTTTAAATATAATCCCGATGCCAACTACCAAAGATTTCAATGGGGATTAATCAATTCGTTAGAATATAGACACGCGGTTAGCAACAGCACTTTCTTTTCATTAAAAGGATCTTACAGCGTATATGACTTTAAGAGATACCTTTTCCCTTTGCTTGATGCATCTGGAAATGAAGTATCCTTTCATCCAGGAATGGACATTGGTTTATATTCTGCAGATCCACGGTACCAGCCCGAAGATAAAAACAATAGCTATAGCAGTTATACGTTTGTTTCAGGTGGTACACAACCTGAGCATTTTTATCAGCGCTCATACACAACAGAAATAAAGTTTGATATCACAAGCCAAATTACTACTCAGCACGAAGTAAAATTTGGTTTGAAGAGTAAGTGGGATACAATGGATTACACTTACTTTGAAATCCTCAGAGATAGAAATAGATATTTAACTCCCACAATACCAAATCCGGTTAGCCAAAAAGGTTCTATTGATATTTATTCAAGATCACCCCAACAGTTCTCAGGCTATCTGCAGGATAAGATGGAATTCGATAATATGATTCTTAATGCCGGACTTCGAATGGATTATTTTAATTCGAACGCAGTTTACGCGCCGGATCAGTTTAAACCAACTCAAAATTTAACAGATGCCGAAGGAAAGTTTACTATAAGTCCACGACTTGGTATTTCATTCCCAATAACTGATAGGGGAATAATACATTTTTCATATGGTCATTTCTATCAATTGCCTCCATACCGGTTTTTATATACTAACCCCGATTTTGAGGATATAGCAAATGAGCCTGTCTATGGAAACGCTAACTTAAATCCTGAACGCACCGTGACTTATGAAATTGGTCTCCAGCAGCAGTTGGATGAATCAATCGCGTTTAATGTAACCGGTTTTTATAAAGACGTTCGTGATCTCTTGGCAATACAACAAATTAGAATAAGCAGTAATTCTATTTATCAAAAGTATGTAAACAAAGATTATGGCAATATAAAAGGAATCACATTTTCAATTAATAAACGAAAAATGAATGAGGATCTTTTCGGCGCGTCACTCGATTATACATTCCAGTTCGCCGAGGGTAATGAAACCGGTGCCGATGCATTTTTTATTGATTTGCAATCGGGAAGACAAAGTGAAAAAATTCCGGTGCCCCTTGGATGGGATCAGACTCATACTTTAAATGGAGTAATCTCTTTCGGCAATAGTAAAGATTGGAATGCAACAATCACCGCGTCGCTTGCTTCAGGACTTCCATATTCACCACGACTTTATGAGCAACAAATTTATCTGCGCACAAATAGTGAAAGAAAACCTTTTTATGCTTCAGTAGATCTTCTCTTTAATAAATCATTTGAATTTACTAAAACAAGTTCAGTGACCATATTCTTAAAAGTATTTAATTTATTGGATACTCATAATGAGCGATTTGTTTATGATGATACCGGAAGAGCAAGCTATTCTCTCGAAGAATCAAAAGGGGGCCCGCAGGCTACTAATTTAATTTCACAAAAATACCCTAGTATTAAATCGGCAAATGAATACTTCAACAGACCAAATTACTACTCTACACCTAGAGAAGTTAGAGTTGGTTTTTCAATAGAAGTTAATTGA